In Colletotrichum higginsianum IMI 349063 chromosome 3, whole genome shotgun sequence, a genomic segment contains:
- a CDS encoding Exo-polygalacturonase yields the protein MPNPFLQLVLFATVVSGYWLPETVGKDQFKTCIVPKSNGDDSPAIISTVKSCGANSRIVFSTGTEYSLLTPLKFSDLTNVEFSLEGNLTLSDDPGTVSAVVQNRTIYPGHWITVSNSKGVTFTATNAPDGGWINGHGDKWWSRAGDSSDGGRPHFFSFGVTGLRLRGLKILNPVAWCFSMGGQDVYMTDTLLDARSMSGFPFNTDGIDVSASDVVIDGWTSYNGDDIINVSPPAVNVTMRNVVAYGTHGISVSCSAGSGNGYLFENAEIHDSLLGARFKGSVGTTCQISDVTWRNMTITNTAYPIHFIENYVDQEKGAAGKDASLAAFAKNFRWEGITAHTGTSLKDGSCISSPCWSATLDESTKKGMYIICKDAEHCQDFHFSDITLAAADGSAGEMVCVGLEGNTELGIPCTNGTLSTAK from the exons ATGCCAAACCCCTTCCTCCAGCTCGTTCTCTTCGCCACCGTGGTCTCTGGCTACTGGCTGCCAGAGACTGTAGGCAAAGACCAGTTCAAGACCTGTATTGTTCCCAAGTCCAATGGGGACGACTCCCCTGCAATCATCTCCACCGTCAAATCTTGCGGCGCCAACTCCCGCATCGTCTTCAGCACCGGCACAGAATACAGCTTGCTCACACCCCTGAAGTTTTCCGACTTGACCAACGTCGAGTTCTCGCTCGAGGGAAACCTCACACTCTCCGACGATCCCGGAaccgtctcggccgtcgtccagaaCCGCACGATCTACCCGGGCCACTGGATCACCGTCAGCAACAGCAAGGGCGTCACCTTCACTGCCACGAACGCCCCGGATGGCGGCTGGATCAACGGCCACGGCGACAAGTGGTGGTCCAGGGCTGGGGACAGCAGCGACGGCGGACGCCCACACTTCTTCTCGTTCGGCGTCACAGGCTTACGTCTCCGGGGCCTGAAGATCCTTAACCCCGTCGCGTGGTGCTTCTCGATGGGCGGGCAGGACGTGTACATGACCGACACCCTGCTCGACGCTCGGTCGATGAGCGGGTTCCCTTTCAACACGGACGGCATTGACGTGAGCGCTTCCGACGTCGTGATCGATGGCTGGACGAGCtacaacggcgacgacatcatcaacgtctcgccgccggcggtcaACGTGACGATGCGCAACGTCGTCGCGTACGGGACGCACGGGATCTCCGTTTCGTGCTCGGCGGGAAGTGGCAACGGGTACCTGTTCGAGAACGCCGAGATTCACGACTCGCTGCTGGGAGCCCGCTTCAAGGGCTCCGTCGGCACGACCTGTCAGATCTCGGACGTGACCTGGCGGAACATGACCATCACCAACACGGCCTACCCGATCCACTTCATCGAGAACTACGTCGATCAGGAAAAGGGGGCTGCCGGTAAGGATGCGTCTCTGGCGGCGTTTGCAAAGAACTTCCGGTGGGAAGGCATCACCGCGCACACGGGGACGAGTCTCAAGGACGGCAGCTGTATTTCCAGCCCATGCTGGAGCGCGACGCTTG ACGAGTCAACCAAGAAGGGGATGTACATCATTTGCAAAGACGCGGAACATTGTCAGGATTTCCACTTCTCGGACATTACCCTCGCTGCGGCC GATGGAAGCGCGGGCGAGATGGTATGTGTTGGGCTAGAAGGCAACACGGAACTGGGCATCCCCTGCACCAACGGCACCCTGTCGACTGCGAAGTGA
- a CDS encoding Class 5 chitinase chi100 produces the protein MRFSSVFFGLCSVTAAAAQAESLTTPPPAPPVPAHKVGWRAANCSGVIVDAKALPDKRWEAAGASEALEEVFQAWRNYTTGPDEVKFEFSQFVSWYFGGPEAWRCSEIFDVPCSTSLTCEATQYPAGHLILNSFSKLHQFHHRYFEALGLAQADIQSEIDFFSESFSLPPPEDPSKDANKRLMLNVAYGLFGVSQAFLSNFVIFSSAAATTSAISQVWRSQIMSTLSYSVFTGWAVAKDYLLPGKDSKAQYGSLSAMMGDVFDSWKATQVAYVETIFNPNDTATEDFIRSALDNGLMGAAPDEMNAFEMSKRLQKLFYPRFIAAVWQTRRWTKKPFVLKTNLPCNTEKGQRDSTLWPFLKDDDHARASTCYKGALFYLIDVRGSGVKLTTKYPSIRPDIFKSKHWPLMALYGLETMDGVRYGGITKEDIVASVYEGWVEGGHQNNNFNPNYTDISPQGNLDLWLQQGHRSPGFVNMTLCQNLYTIVGNIVHGNPENHTSYPCESLSVIKPTNLGPQPDSDAEKETPADTDKETPVDADKETPVDADKETPDVENGRQMTPI, from the exons ATGCGATTCTCAAGTGTCTTCTTCGGTCTTTGCTCCGTCACAGCGGCAGCCGCCCAGGCTGAGTCGCTCACGACACCCCCCCCGGCGCCCCCGGTGCCCGCCCATAAGGTGGGTTGGAGGGCTGCCAACTGCagcggcgtcatcgtcgacgccaaagCCCTGCCCGACAAGCGGTGGGAGGCGGCCGGTGCCTCGGAGGCCCTCGAAGAAGTTTTCCAAGCCTGGCGGAACTACACCACTGGGCCTGATGAAGTCAAGTTCGAGTTCAGCCAGTTCGTCTCTTGGTACTTCGGCGGCCCAGAGGCATGGCGGTGCTCGGAAATCTTCGACGTGCCGTGCTCAACCTCACTTACCTGTGAGGCTACCCAGTATCCTGCCGGACATCTCATCCTCAACTCGTTTTCCAAGCTTCACCAG TTCCATCATCGCTATTTTGAGGCTCTTGGCTTGGCGCAGGCGGATATCCAGTCGGAAATCGACTTCTTTTCCGAGTCATTCTCTTTGCCGCCGCCAGAAGACCCGTCCAAGGATGCGAACAAGAGACTCATGCTCAACGTTGCTTATGGATTGTTCGGTGTTTCTCAGGCCTTCCTCAGCAACTTTG TCATCTTTAGTTCGGCTGCAGCGACAACCTCGGCGATTTCCCAGGTATGGCGGTCGCAGATCATGTCCACCTTGAGTTACAGCGTCTTCACCGGCTGGGCGGTCGCAAAGGACTACTTGCTCCC AGGCAAAGACTCAAAGGCTCAATACGGATCACTCTCCGCCATGATGGGCGACGTCTTCGACAGCTGGAAGGCTACCCAGGTGGCGTACGTCGAAACCATCTTCAACCCGAACGACACCGCGACGGAGGACTTCATCCGGTCGGCTTTGGACAACGGCCTCATGGGAGCTGCCCCGGATGAAATGAACGCATTCGAGATGTCCAAGAGGCTTCAGAAACTATTCTACCCGAGGTTCATCGCGGCCGTCTGGCAAACTCGCAGGTGGACCAAGAAACCCTTCGTCTT AAAAACAAACCTACCTTGCAACACGGAGAAGGGTCAAAGAGACAGTACCCTTTGGCCCTTCTTGAAGGATGACGACCACGCGAGGGCTTCGACCTGCTACAAAGGCGCCCTTTTCTACCTGATCGACGTCAGAGGTTCTGGCGTCAAGTTGACCACCAAGTATCCTTCCATCCGGCCCGACATCTTCAAGAGCAAACACTGGCCATTGATGGCACTGTACGGCTTGGAAACGATGGACGGCGTCCGGTACGGCGGCATCACGAAGGAGGACATCGTCGCCTCCGTCTACGAGGGCtgggtcgagggcggccacCAGAACAACAACTTCAACCCCAACTACACCGACATCTCGCCGCAGGGCAATCTCGACCTGTGGCTGCAGCAAGGCCACCGGAGCCCGGGCTTCGTCAACATGACGCTGTGCCAGAACCTGtacaccatcgtcggcaacATCGTGCACGGCAACCCTGAGAACCACACCTCGTACCCTTGTGAAAGCCTTTCCGTTATCAAGCCCACCAACCTGGGTCCCCAGCCGGATTCCGATGCGGAAAAGGAGACGCCGGCCGATACGGACAAGGAGACGCCGGTCGATGCGGACAAGGAGACGCCGGTCGATGCGGACAAGGAGACGCCGGATGTTGAAAATGGCAGACAAATGACACCCATTTGA